A stretch of the Medicago truncatula cultivar Jemalong A17 chromosome 5, MtrunA17r5.0-ANR, whole genome shotgun sequence genome encodes the following:
- the LOC11415514 gene encoding zinc finger protein CONSTANS-LIKE 9 gives MGSLCDFCGDQRSLVYCRSDAASLCLSCDRNVHSANELSKRHSRTLVCERCNLQPAYVRCVEEKVSLCQNCDWSAHGTNPSSSTHKRQSINCFSGCPSASELSSIWPFFSDIPSTGEACEHKLGLMSINENSDNSARVPPESKNVSGSAQVADLPSKNKSGVDTSSIPESSAKPRILDQAPGSSNEFMPKLLCPSRKAPALCEDDKLLDDFNIDEMDFELENYSELFDFALNHSEEFFENGGINSLFERKDMSASAGDSNCQGAFAAEGSSARFVSAIQPECSNAASADSILSTKTEPVIYFTERQSNLSFSGVNKDASAGDYQECGTSSMLLTGEPPWCPPCPENSIQSANRSNAVMRYKEKKKNRKFDKKVRYASRKARADVRKRVKGRFVKAGETYDYDPLSQTRSC, from the exons ATGGGTTCTTTATGTGATTTTTGCGGAGACCAGAGGTCTTTGGTGTACTGCCGCTCTGATGCTGCTTCCTTATGTTTGTCGTGTGATCGAAATGTTCATTCTGCTAACGAACTTTCTAAGCGTCATTCAAGAACACTTGTATGCGAGAGGTGTAATTTACAACCTGCATATGTGAGGTGTGTTGAAGAGAAAGTTTCACTTTGTCAGAACTGTGATTGGTCAGCTCATGGTACCAATCCATCTTCTTCAACACACAAGAGGCAATCAATCAATTGCTTCTCTGGCTGTCCTTCAGCTTCCGAGCTTTCTTCAATATGGCCCTTTTTCTCAGACATCCCTTCTACGGGTGAAGCATGTGAACATAAACTCGGTTTGATGAGCATTAATGAGAACAGTGACAACAGTGCTAGGGTTCCTCCAGAAAGCAAGAATGTGTCTGGTTCAGCTCAAGTGGCCGACCTTCCAAGCAAAAACAAATCTGGCGTCGACACATCTTCAATACCCGAGTCAAGTGCCAAACCCCGTATTTTGGACCAGGCGCCCGGATCTTCCAATGAATTTATGCCTAAG TTACTATGTCCCAGTAGAAAGGCTCCAGCACTATGTGAAGATGATAAGTTGCTTGATGATTTCAACATAGATGAGATGGATTTTGAACTTGAGAACTATTCGGAACTTTTTGATTTTGCTCTCAACCACTCTGAAgagttttttgaaaatggtggtATCAATAGCTTATTTGAGAGAAAAGACATGTCTGCTAGTGCTGGTGATTCAAATTGTCAAGGTGCTTTTGCTGCTGAG GGGTCATCAGCAAGGTTTGTTAGTGCTATCCAACCAGAATGCAGCAATGCTGCATCTGCAGATTCAATATTAAGTACTAAAACTGAACCGGTTATTTATTTTACGGAAAGACAATCAAACCTTTCATTTTCTGGCGTTAACAAAGATGCTAGTGCTGGTGACTATCAAGAGTGTGGTACTTCTTCAATGCTTCTCACAGGGGAGCCTCCCTGGTGTCCTCCTTGCCCCGAGAATTCTATTCAATCTGCTAATCGCAGCAATGCTGTCATGCGTtataaggaaaagaaaaagaatcgAAA GTTTGATAAGAAAGTAAGATATGCTTCTCGGAAGGCAAGGGCTGATGTCAGAAAACGTGTGAAAGGCCGGTTCGTCAAAGCTGGGGAAACATACGACTATGACCCTTTGAGTCAAACTAGAAGCTGCTGA
- the LOC112422142 gene encoding transcription factor GTE1 produces the protein MQSSLNQSINMAMNPNQQHISTEDLNRYRHFLSQLDSQVNKLGKQVNDVEQFYQSTDVQQNDCKYKGREKPPTGSKKALKRASEDMQAEMRHNFNKIFNEIAKDKWAWPFLDPVDVEGLGLYDYYQIFS, from the exons ATGCAATCATCACtgaatcaatcaatcaatatgGCTATGAATCCTAATCAACAACATATTTCAACTGAAGATTTAAACCGCTATAGACATTTTCTCAGTCAACTTGACTCCCAAGTTAACAAG CTTGGGAAGCAAGTAAATGATGTTGAGCAGTTTTACCAATCCACTGATGTTCAACAGAATGATTGCAAATACAAAGGCAGGGAGAAGCCTCCTACCGGATCTAAGAAGGCGTTGAAACGTGCTTCAGAAGATATGCAAGCGGAGATGAGGcacaattttaacaaaatattcaatgaG aTAGCTAAGGATAAATGGGCGTGGCCATTTTTGGATCCTGTAGATGTTGAAGGTCTTGGGCTGTATGACTATTATCAg ATATTTTCTTGA